Within Leptospira brenneri, the genomic segment GACAATGGTTTTCTACATCGAGTGGGGCATTAAAAACTCCAACGATTGCATCTCCGATGTACTTATCCAAAACACCATCATGTTGTTTGAGAATGATGGTCATAGCAGATAAGTATTCGTTGAGTAAATCTGCGAGTTCTTTGGAGTTTAGTTTTTCAGAGATGGTGCTAAATCCTGCGATATCGGAAAAGAAAGCAGTGATGATCTTTTCACTTCCTTGTTTTAGTTTTTCTAAATCTTTGAGAGCTTCCCCCACCACAACTGGGTCTACCATACTACCGAGGACACCACGCATTTTTTCCCGATCTTTTAATCCCGACACCATCTGGTTGAGTGCCACTGTTAAATTTCCAAATTCATCATTCCCACCATCATCGAAGTGAACATTGAGATTTCCTTGACCTACATCTTCCGCACTACGAATGATCTTTCTAATTTTTTGAACTACCACACCTGAAATAAAAATAGCAAAGACAATCGCCACCAAACAGATCGTTATGGCGGTGAACACAATTTGATTTCTGTTGTCTTTGATGGCTCGAATTCCATCAGTTCTATCCACAAGGGTGCGGATGAGTCCAGAGAGGTTATCGCGTAATACTAGGTTGGGCACATTTTCTGATTCTAAAAGATGTGTTCCATCTAACTTCCACATGATTTCTTCGGATTCACTTCGGGAATGGCCAAAACTCCCATCGGGAAAAAGTTTTTTTAATTCTTTTGTGGGTGTTTCTTGTTCGGCAGAACTAATCCATTTACGGATGGCCTTCCAGCGATTCCTTTGAATTTCTCTAGAATCAGGGTCTTGGTAATAACGTTCATATTCGGTGGGATCTGTTTTGAATTTCATCAAAACCCAATCCTCCAAAGTGACATCACGCAAACTCCTTAGTGATTCAATTTTTTCCCAATTTTCTAAAGGAATTGGATAGTTTTGGGTAACCTCATCAAAAATTTTATCTCTCTCGGAAATGAGTTCATTATAGGATTTATAAAAACTGGTGAAAAGTTTGTCCTTGGCTGGAGGGATAGGTGGTTTTGCATTTTTTAAAACCTGGATACGTTCTCTCAGTTTTGGAATGAGTTCTGTAAGTTGGCCTGTAATCCGATAGTCTTCTTTGATGACTTCTCGGTAGTCTCCTAAATTGGATTTAACACTACTTAGGTTAAAAGCTCTTTTTGTTGAATTCTGGTGCCGGAATAAGGGAGAGTGGAGGGCTTGGATTTCTCTATCTTGCCACTCATATACATATTGTTTTTCGTTTTCATCAAGAGAAGAAATATCATTTGAGAGTCGTTGGAAAGACTCTACCAAACTTTCTTCCATTTGGTCGAACTGATCAATCTTTGCTAGTGGAGAAGTGTCATCAATGATTTGTGTATCAAAGGAAGCAAGAGAGGTTTCTCCTTGGATCATTGCCGAAAGAGGGAAGGTTTGGATTCTAAAAAGTTGAGTATCCAGTCCCAGTTCTTCTAGTTTGCGTTTCTTAGAATCAGCATAGAACTTTGCAATGAAGAGGTCTAGTTGGGATTTATGATTTCGAATTTCTTTTTTTAGGTTTTTAACATTGGTTTCCCAATTTGTTTTTGCTTCTGGATCCTCAGGTGGGGTTTGTTTTTGTGTTTCTAAATATTTCTCTTCATTACGAACATAAGAAGATGCAAGATGAACTAAAGTGTTCCATTCTTTTTCACTGATATTTCGATTGGATGCTTCTCTCAGCTGTTGGCGAATTTCACGTTCTAAAACATCTACATCATCCTTTGTGAGATAAACGGAAAAAAACGTATCTACTTTCTTTACAACTTTAGATGTTCCCAGTGAGCCAAATAAATTCGTTTGGAATCCAAAAACAGAAACAGTTTTTTTCTGAGTCACCACTTTGGCGGTTCTGTATTTTTTGAGTTCTTCCCTTTGTTTTTCAATCCTTAACTTAAATTCTTCAATGCGGATTAAGTTTTGCGATATATTCTCAATCTCCATTACCAAACTTGCGATAAAATTTTTGGAAACAGCTGCTTGTTTTTCATAACTTTCGGATAGGATTGCCGTTTGTTGGCGAACGGTGATGATGGAAAGTAATAGGATAGTTAGGGCAATTAGAGTGCCCGTAAACCAAGCAAGTTTGGCTCTAATTCCTTCGGAAAGAATTTTCCAGACTACGGTAAGTCCAGATTGAATCATTTTAAAGAATTCCATAGGGATGGATGAAACATGAGACTATGAGTTTCCAAAGCAAGATTTTTTGTATTCCATTTGTTACTTTGTTAGGTGAAAAACGAAAAGACTTCTTGAGTCAGATTGTTTTTTCAATTTTGCTTGCTATTTTTGGCTTTGGTCGGTACTGTTTTTTTAGCAAATGTCCATCAATCGATTTGATTTACTCGCCATCGGGGGCGGTCCTGCCGCACAAAAAGCAGCCATCCAAGCAAGCAAAATGGGAAAAAAAGCAGCCATCATAGAAAAAGACCCTTACTTGGGTGGTGGTTGTGTCCATTACGGAACCATTCCTTCCAAATCCTTACAAGAAACAAGCCGGTTCTACCGGAACTTAAAATTGTCCAAACTGCATGGCCTTCAATCTCCCCAAACAGCAACCCTAACTTTACAAGAGCTGATGTTCCGTGCCTCCACAGTCATTGAAAAAGAAGAGGATGTGACTCGGGAACAAATGATTCAAAATCGTGTTACGACTCTCACCGGTTGGGGGAAGGTGATCGATGCCCACCATGTAGAAGTAACAGATTCTGCAGGAAGGAAAAAAGTCTACGAAACAGAAAACATCTTAATTGCTACGGGTAGTAGCCCTCGTAGACCTACCAATGAAAACATTCCCTTTGAAGACGGATTAATTTATGATAGCGATGGACTCTTCGCTATGAAAAAAATGCCAACGTCATTGGCTGTGGTGGGTGCTGGGATCATTGGATCAGAATATGCTACTATTTTTTCTCATATCGGTGTCCAAGTACATCTTTTTGATTCACAAAGTAGGATTCTTGGATTTTTGGATGAGGATATATCCAATGAAATGACTCGCATCATGCAACAATCGGGGATTTCTATTCATGTTGATTCTTCTATTACTAATTACAAAAAACTTCCGAACGATGAAGGATTTGAACTCACAACTAACAGAGGTGAAGTGGTTCGTGTTAACCAAGTTTTGATCTCTCGTGGTAGGTTAGGGAACGTGGACAATTTAGGTTTGGAGTCTGTTGGCATTGTCCCCAATGACCGAAAACAAATTTTAGTCAACGAAAACTACCAGACAAATGTTTCTAATATCTATGCTTGCGGTGATGTCATTGGATTTCCTAGTTTAGCATCGGTGTCGATGTACCAAGGAGCATACGTCGCCAAGCATATGTTTGGTCATCCATCGGTTCCAGTAGATTCGGAAGAATTTCCTATTGGAATTTATACCCTTCCAGAAATCGCAACCATTGGCCCTACCGAAGAAGCTCTCAAAGCGAGAGGAGTTTCTTATGGAGTGGGGATGGCTCGGTTTGATACCATCACACGTGCTCAGATCAGTGGGGACCAAGTGGGTCTTTTAAAAATCATTTTTGATAAACAAACGAGAAGGGTTCTTGGAGTCCATATCATTTCGGACAAGGCGACAGAGCTCATTGCTCTCGGACAATGTGTGGTGAATCTCAAGGCTCCCATTGAGTACTTCACCGAGCATATTTTTAACTATCCCACCATGATCGGAGCCTATAAAAATGCTGCGAATGACGCCCTATTAAGAGAAAAATAATATTGGTTTTATGAGAATCTGACCTTCCCCGGTTGTTTACTTTTACAGAGGGGAACGGGATTTTACTTGTCAGAGACTCGGTTTTACCAGCACATACAAGATTGTGTCAGACAAAGCTGTCTCTATGAGTCAAATTTATGAAAGAAGCCATAAGCGTATTTATGACTTCCTCTACAAGTACACTCAAAACGCGGACACGGCAATGGATTTGATGCAAGACAGCTTTCTCAGTTTCCATAAGCATTATAGCAATGCTGGCCTCTCAGAAGAGAAGTCCGTCATGGTTTTATATACAATTGCTCGCAATTTGTCGATTAATTATGCTAAAAAGTTTTCTACCACGAGAGAGATTGTTTCTGATGAAATTGAGTTTCATAGCCACAATCCAAAACTCGAAACCAAGGCAGAATACCAGGATTTAGAAGACCGACTTTATTCTTTTTTAGGGGAATTGTCGGAAGAAGAACGTTCTGCTTTGTTACTTAAGAATGTGGAAGGATTTCAGCTAGTGCAGATCGCTGAGATCTTAGGAGTATCGGTTTCTACTGCTTCCCGTTTGGTGATTAAAGCCACGGATAAGGTATTAGCCATAGCGAAGAGAGAAAACCTGGTACCGGACTAGATCAATGAACGAATTTGATAAGCAACATACAATCGCTAAATGGGAAGAGCTCTTACGGAAACCGGCAAAGGTAACAGAGACAAGGGAGTTCCCATCTTGGGAAACGGTTGCCAAACGAAGTATCCAATTCGAATACCTACCAGAAAAAAGTTCTAATTCCAATGTTGTTTCTTTTTTTCGAAGACCTTTAGGGCTTGCT encodes:
- a CDS encoding adenylate/guanylate cyclase domain-containing protein is translated as MIQSGLTVVWKILSEGIRAKLAWFTGTLIALTILLLSIITVRQQTAILSESYEKQAAVSKNFIASLVMEIENISQNLIRIEEFKLRIEKQREELKKYRTAKVVTQKKTVSVFGFQTNLFGSLGTSKVVKKVDTFFSVYLTKDDVDVLEREIRQQLREASNRNISEKEWNTLVHLASSYVRNEEKYLETQKQTPPEDPEAKTNWETNVKNLKKEIRNHKSQLDLFIAKFYADSKKRKLEELGLDTQLFRIQTFPLSAMIQGETSLASFDTQIIDDTSPLAKIDQFDQMEESLVESFQRLSNDISSLDENEKQYVYEWQDREIQALHSPLFRHQNSTKRAFNLSSVKSNLGDYREVIKEDYRITGQLTELIPKLRERIQVLKNAKPPIPPAKDKLFTSFYKSYNELISERDKIFDEVTQNYPIPLENWEKIESLRSLRDVTLEDWVLMKFKTDPTEYERYYQDPDSREIQRNRWKAIRKWISSAEQETPTKELKKLFPDGSFGHSRSESEEIMWKLDGTHLLESENVPNLVLRDNLSGLIRTLVDRTDGIRAIKDNRNQIVFTAITICLVAIVFAIFISGVVVQKIRKIIRSAEDVGQGNLNVHFDDGGNDEFGNLTVALNQMVSGLKDREKMRGVLGSMVDPVVVGEALKDLEKLKQGSEKIITAFFSDIAGFSTISEKLNSKELADLLNEYLSAMTIILKQHDGVLDKYIGDAIVGVFNAPLDVENHCLKAVSASVAMRDKLEVLKTEWITNHKYIPEAHTMKFRIGLNMGYAKVGFMGTDALASYTMMGDTVNLAARLEAAGKDYGVSILVSEYVQDEIKDHFFTRKLDIVRVKGKTKPVTLYEIRCKKGEETEEDRHFVETYEAALFSYLNRKFEEAGKKFYTLLTTNGDEACKLLWERCQYYLEIPPEPDWDGAFTRTKK
- a CDS encoding RNA polymerase sigma factor, with amino-acid sequence MSQIYERSHKRIYDFLYKYTQNADTAMDLMQDSFLSFHKHYSNAGLSEEKSVMVLYTIARNLSINYAKKFSTTREIVSDEIEFHSHNPKLETKAEYQDLEDRLYSFLGELSEEERSALLLKNVEGFQLVQIAEILGVSVSTASRLVIKATDKVLAIAKRENLVPD
- the sthA gene encoding Si-specific NAD(P)(+) transhydrogenase — its product is MSINRFDLLAIGGGPAAQKAAIQASKMGKKAAIIEKDPYLGGGCVHYGTIPSKSLQETSRFYRNLKLSKLHGLQSPQTATLTLQELMFRASTVIEKEEDVTREQMIQNRVTTLTGWGKVIDAHHVEVTDSAGRKKVYETENILIATGSSPRRPTNENIPFEDGLIYDSDGLFAMKKMPTSLAVVGAGIIGSEYATIFSHIGVQVHLFDSQSRILGFLDEDISNEMTRIMQQSGISIHVDSSITNYKKLPNDEGFELTTNRGEVVRVNQVLISRGRLGNVDNLGLESVGIVPNDRKQILVNENYQTNVSNIYACGDVIGFPSLASVSMYQGAYVAKHMFGHPSVPVDSEEFPIGIYTLPEIATIGPTEEALKARGVSYGVGMARFDTITRAQISGDQVGLLKIIFDKQTRRVLGVHIISDKATELIALGQCVVNLKAPIEYFTEHIFNYPTMIGAYKNAANDALLREK